A single genomic interval of Sphingobium sp. EM0848 harbors:
- a CDS encoding glycosyltransferase produces MRILTFLHSFEPGGVERVALRLVRHWREQGVDAPLFMGRSDGAMQRELGEGLDPYMPLRPRFSIAWCETLWMIATLPAAIRRLRPDVLFCAGNSYAVVAVAMKLLLGRACPPILAKISNDLERRDMPGPGRIAYRLWLRIQGRFIDHFVAMAPGLEAEIATLIRPRHPAISIIPDPALSLAQIDRLRSRTLPETTGEGRRFVAIGRLVRQKNFALMLEAFALGAGPQDRLTLYGDGPDRVRLEKLADGLGIAGRIHFAGHVPDPASLIGRNDIFLLSSDYEGVPAVILEVLATGRPIIATRCSAAMGALLGDGALGRLIPPGDVTAFARAIAVADRIVQDEAASLAQARRFTLETAAPSYLTSFAVSACLGSSSEKSRRDRLRRPASGNVTSSRQ; encoded by the coding sequence ATGCGCATCCTGACCTTCCTCCACAGCTTCGAACCCGGCGGGGTCGAGCGCGTTGCGTTGCGGCTGGTGCGTCACTGGCGCGAACAGGGTGTCGACGCGCCGCTGTTCATGGGACGCAGCGACGGCGCGATGCAGCGGGAACTGGGTGAGGGGCTCGACCCCTATATGCCGCTCCGCCCGCGCTTTTCGATCGCTTGGTGCGAAACGCTCTGGATGATCGCGACACTACCCGCTGCGATCCGGCGCCTGCGGCCAGATGTGCTGTTCTGTGCGGGCAACAGCTATGCTGTCGTTGCGGTGGCGATGAAACTGTTGCTCGGCCGCGCTTGCCCGCCCATCCTGGCGAAGATCAGCAATGATCTGGAACGGCGCGACATGCCCGGCCCAGGACGGATAGCCTATCGCCTCTGGCTGAGGATTCAGGGGCGTTTCATCGACCATTTCGTCGCCATGGCGCCGGGACTGGAGGCAGAGATCGCGACATTGATCCGCCCCCGCCACCCGGCGATCAGCATCATTCCCGATCCCGCGCTGTCGTTGGCGCAGATCGACCGGCTCCGTTCGCGGACCCTGCCCGAAACCACGGGAGAGGGCCGCCGCTTCGTTGCCATCGGCCGACTGGTACGGCAAAAGAATTTCGCCTTGATGCTGGAGGCCTTTGCTCTGGGCGCCGGCCCGCAGGATCGGCTGACCCTCTACGGGGATGGTCCTGATCGAGTGAGGCTGGAGAAACTGGCCGATGGGCTGGGTATTGCCGGGCGCATCCATTTCGCAGGTCATGTGCCCGATCCCGCATCCCTTATTGGCCGAAACGATATCTTCCTGCTTTCTTCCGACTATGAAGGCGTTCCTGCCGTCATTCTGGAGGTGCTGGCCACCGGGCGACCGATCATCGCGACGCGATGCAGCGCGGCAATGGGCGCCTTGTTGGGCGACGGTGCGCTGGGCCGACTGATCCCGCCCGGCGACGTCACGGCCTTTGCCCGCGCCATCGCCGTTGCCGACCGGATCGTTCAGGACGAAGCGGCCAGCCTCGCTCAGGCCCGGCGCTTCACGCTGGAGACTGCGGCTCCCTCCTATCTCACCAGTTTTGCCGTCTCGGCGTGCCTTGGCAGTTCCAGCGAAAAATCCCGCCGGGACCGACTGAGGCGCCCGGCCAGCGGCAACGTCACCTCTTCCAGACAATGA
- a CDS encoding polysaccharide deacetylase family protein has translation MKKLLLSIHDVGPRFEAEVDLLLDRLTRHVPVDRLAMLVVPDHWGAHPLRPESAFAGRLRGWSDAGVSIFAHGWFHRDMTTHQGAAARFKARHMTAGEGEFLGLDRATAERRMTDARDLIQSIIGRPVAGFVAPAWLYGPPALEALAETGFALAEDHMKVWQPATGRVLARGPVLTWASRSRARIASSLLAARLLPPLLRHTAVARVAVHPGDAHVPRLLASIDRALHRLTRTHEAGRYGDLLTG, from the coding sequence GTGAAGAAACTTCTTCTGTCGATTCATGATGTTGGTCCGCGCTTCGAAGCCGAAGTCGACCTGCTGCTGGACCGGCTGACCCGGCATGTTCCGGTCGATCGGCTGGCGATGCTGGTTGTACCGGACCATTGGGGTGCCCATCCGCTGCGGCCTGAAAGCGCCTTTGCGGGGCGGCTGCGGGGTTGGTCGGACGCGGGGGTCAGCATCTTCGCCCATGGCTGGTTCCACCGCGACATGACGACGCATCAGGGCGCGGCGGCGCGTTTCAAGGCGCGCCACATGACGGCGGGGGAGGGTGAGTTTCTTGGCCTCGACAGGGCCACGGCCGAGCGGCGTATGACCGACGCACGCGACCTGATCCAGTCCATCATCGGGCGTCCGGTGGCGGGGTTTGTCGCCCCCGCCTGGCTGTACGGTCCCCCGGCGCTGGAGGCTCTGGCCGAAACCGGCTTCGCGCTGGCGGAAGATCATATGAAGGTGTGGCAACCAGCGACGGGCCGGGTGCTGGCGCGTGGACCGGTGCTGACCTGGGCCAGCCGTAGCCGGGCGCGCATCGCTTCCTCGTTGCTGGCGGCCCGCCTGCTGCCGCCATTGCTGCGTCATACCGCAGTGGCGCGGGTCGCCGTCCATCCGGGCGACGCGCATGTACCCCGCCTGCTGGCGAGCATCGACCGGGCCCTGCACCGCCTGACGCGGACACATGAGGCCGGTCGCTATGGCGATCTGCTGACGGGCTGA
- a CDS encoding endonuclease/exonuclease/phosphatase family protein yields MRFFRRILQVTALAALVTAAPSLHPRSLTPPAAPAPFSGQLSVMTYNIHGVPWPVAWGRPADFDRMAATLRSLRTQGRNPHVVLLQEAFTSEAQAMGRAAGYRYIANGADQDASSGLRPSSADLRFAEQDSWLHGEGVGKYVGSGLQILSDYPIVDVRRMVFPAFACAGFDCLANKGALLARIRLPGQADPVDVVTTHLNSRRASRVADERSNHAFTAELVDLGAFIRNNHDPRNALIVAGDFNAGQTPQRRADLIEQATRNWAPGARVDNAYDAAQASGIALTADGLSSRQRGRDWEFFAPGRTMGMTLHGITVPFGHDRSGVMLSDHIGYSGIFDIGRST; encoded by the coding sequence TTGCGTTTTTTCAGACGAATCCTGCAGGTGACCGCACTCGCTGCACTGGTCACCGCCGCGCCCTCCCTCCATCCGCGCAGCCTGACTCCGCCCGCCGCACCCGCGCCCTTTTCCGGCCAGCTTTCCGTGATGACCTATAATATTCATGGCGTGCCATGGCCGGTCGCATGGGGACGGCCCGCCGATTTCGACCGCATGGCGGCAACCCTTCGGTCCCTGCGCACGCAGGGGCGCAACCCGCATGTCGTCCTCTTGCAGGAAGCCTTTACCAGCGAAGCGCAGGCCATGGGCCGTGCGGCAGGATATCGCTATATCGCCAACGGCGCCGATCAGGATGCAAGCAGCGGACTGCGCCCGAGTTCCGCCGATCTGCGCTTCGCAGAGCAGGATTCATGGCTCCATGGCGAAGGTGTCGGGAAATATGTCGGCAGTGGCTTACAGATACTGTCCGATTATCCAATCGTCGATGTGCGCCGGATGGTTTTCCCCGCCTTTGCCTGCGCGGGGTTCGATTGTCTGGCGAACAAGGGCGCGCTGCTTGCCCGCATCCGGCTGCCCGGTCAGGCCGATCCGGTGGATGTCGTGACCACCCATCTCAACAGCCGGCGTGCTTCCCGTGTGGCAGATGAACGGTCCAACCATGCCTTTACAGCGGAATTGGTCGATCTGGGTGCGTTCATCCGAAACAATCACGATCCGCGCAATGCGCTCATCGTGGCGGGTGATTTCAATGCAGGGCAGACGCCCCAGCGGCGGGCAGATCTGATCGAACAGGCGACGCGCAACTGGGCGCCGGGGGCAAGGGTCGACAATGCCTATGATGCAGCGCAGGCCAGCGGTATCGCTTTGACGGCGGATGGGCTTTCCTCCCGCCAGCGCGGACGTGACTGGGAATTTTTCGCGCCGGGCCGGACCATGGGCATGACGCTGCATGGGATCACGGTTCCCTTCGGGCATGACAGAAGCGGTGTGATGTTGTCGGATCATATAGGCTATTCAGGAATATTCGATATAGGACGATCTACATGA
- a CDS encoding TonB-dependent receptor encodes MIRSSSSLLRMSLGGLLLASVSAPALALAATDQQPAEATTAAAEDAGLGTIVVTATKRETSLQETPIAISVVDTAVLKDRHIQSLMDFADGAVPSLRVATFEARQSALTVGIRGIVPFDQNQTARDTGVGVYVDGVYLGRSQGLNAALFDVERIEVLRGPQGTLFGRNTEGGALSIVTKAPTGEFGGRFTGGVGNYGSYNSEIHLNLPAFYNIALKFDGVVQHQDATVKNPLPGNYGWNYYNRYGGRTSALWKPVDGLSVEVAYDQAKDENTPFYSQLVNYNPNNLPVATLSNGVLSCAAAKCINPLSPLVVVSGDKRMSTADIGVPQQLSVDKTHGVSSTIKYDVTSNLQLRSITAWRGVTTAQWDNSGGAHRTVFAPNANFSRYSLSDLTQHQFSQEFQAVGSLPNLDYVVGLYYFQENARESAATPSSNKWNADGTGYTINNPLVFGTISSGNQGWAYGSRFIQRDSHATAHSYAAFAQATWTPAGMDMLHLTVGGRYTKDKRNGALTMVSGVATPWTFSFDNDRFDPMATLAFDVSKDVHVYAKYSTGYRAGGANDRSSNFGAFGPEKVKSYEVGAKMDMLDNKVRLNVAGYIMDRTGTQIDFDHVDTSPTLANGQPNPTFNLHTEDTANAPGTSKIRGVEADFTANPVEGLTIGASYAYTYTNIPATPNPQLAGNPLTQVFVVFTPRNAASGYLDYVIPVSVIGGDTKLRFHIDGNYADSMYSFQNEATKTDSSFIVNGRIALADIRMNDHGQTFTVSAWSRNLFNESHIYRRSAANAATLGDYANFNAPRTWGLEGTVNF; translated from the coding sequence ATGATTCGCTCTTCCTCCAGCCTGCTGCGCATGTCGCTCGGCGGCCTGCTGCTGGCGTCGGTTTCCGCGCCCGCCCTGGCCCTTGCCGCTACCGATCAACAGCCTGCCGAAGCCACAACCGCCGCTGCTGAAGATGCGGGCCTGGGCACCATCGTCGTCACCGCCACGAAGCGCGAAACCAGCCTTCAGGAAACGCCGATCGCCATTTCCGTGGTCGATACTGCGGTCCTCAAGGATCGCCATATCCAGAGCCTGATGGACTTTGCCGACGGCGCCGTGCCCTCGCTGCGCGTTGCCACGTTCGAAGCCCGTCAGTCGGCGCTGACCGTCGGCATTCGCGGCATCGTGCCCTTCGACCAGAACCAGACTGCCCGCGACACGGGCGTCGGCGTCTATGTCGACGGCGTCTATCTCGGCCGTTCGCAGGGCCTGAACGCGGCGCTGTTCGACGTCGAGCGCATCGAAGTGCTGCGTGGCCCGCAGGGCACGCTGTTCGGCCGTAACACCGAAGGCGGCGCACTCAGCATCGTCACCAAGGCGCCCACCGGCGAATTCGGCGGCCGCTTCACTGGCGGTGTCGGCAACTACGGCAGCTACAACAGCGAAATTCACCTGAACCTGCCCGCCTTCTATAATATCGCGCTCAAGTTCGACGGCGTCGTCCAGCACCAGGACGCGACGGTCAAGAACCCGCTGCCCGGCAATTATGGCTGGAACTATTACAACCGCTACGGCGGCCGTACCTCGGCCCTCTGGAAGCCGGTCGATGGCCTGTCGGTCGAGGTCGCCTATGACCAGGCGAAGGACGAAAATACGCCCTTCTACAGCCAGCTTGTCAACTACAACCCGAACAACCTGCCGGTCGCCACGCTGTCGAACGGTGTGCTTAGCTGCGCTGCTGCGAAGTGCATTAACCCGCTCTCGCCGCTCGTCGTCGTCAGCGGCGATAAGCGCATGAGCACTGCCGACATCGGCGTGCCGCAGCAATTGAGCGTCGACAAGACTCATGGCGTTTCTTCGACCATCAAATATGACGTAACGTCCAACCTTCAGCTGCGCTCGATCACCGCATGGCGCGGCGTAACCACCGCACAGTGGGACAATTCGGGCGGCGCACATCGCACTGTGTTCGCTCCCAACGCGAACTTCAGCCGCTACAGCCTGTCCGACTTGACCCAGCATCAGTTCAGCCAGGAGTTCCAGGCCGTGGGCAGCCTGCCCAATCTCGACTATGTCGTCGGCCTCTATTACTTCCAGGAAAATGCGCGGGAATCGGCGGCGACGCCGTCCTCCAACAAGTGGAACGCCGACGGTACTGGCTATACCATCAACAACCCGCTCGTTTTCGGCACCATCTCATCGGGCAATCAGGGCTGGGCCTATGGCTCGCGCTTCATTCAGCGTGACAGCCATGCAACAGCGCACAGCTATGCCGCTTTTGCCCAGGCAACCTGGACCCCGGCCGGCATGGACATGCTGCACCTGACGGTGGGCGGCCGCTACACCAAGGACAAGCGCAACGGCGCGCTGACCATGGTATCGGGCGTGGCGACTCCCTGGACCTTCTCCTTCGACAATGATCGCTTCGACCCAATGGCCACGCTGGCCTTCGACGTGTCCAAGGATGTCCACGTCTACGCCAAATATTCGACCGGCTATCGCGCCGGTGGCGCCAACGACCGTTCGTCCAACTTCGGCGCCTTCGGCCCGGAAAAGGTCAAGTCCTATGAAGTCGGCGCCAAGATGGACATGCTGGACAACAAGGTCCGCCTGAACGTAGCCGGCTACATCATGGACCGCACGGGCACGCAGATCGACTTCGACCATGTCGACACCAGCCCGACCCTGGCGAACGGCCAGCCGAACCCGACCTTCAACCTTCACACCGAAGATACGGCCAATGCGCCGGGCACCTCGAAGATCCGGGGCGTCGAGGCTGACTTCACCGCTAACCCGGTCGAGGGCCTAACGATCGGCGCATCCTACGCCTATACCTACACCAATATCCCGGCGACGCCGAACCCGCAGCTGGCCGGCAATCCCCTAACCCAGGTGTTCGTGGTGTTCACGCCGCGCAACGCAGCGTCGGGCTATCTCGACTATGTGATACCGGTATCGGTGATCGGTGGCGACACCAAGTTGCGCTTCCACATCGACGGCAACTATGCGGACAGCATGTACAGCTTCCAGAACGAGGCGACCAAGACCGACTCCAGCTTCATCGTGAACGGCCGCATCGCGCTGGCCGACATCCGCATGAACGATCACGGCCAGACCTTCACCGTGTCGGCGTGGAGCCGGAACCTGTTCAACGAATCGCATATCTACCGCCGCTCGGCAGCCAATGCCGCGACGCTGGGCGACTATGCGAACTTCAATGCTCCGCGCACCTGGGGTCTCGAAGGCACGGTCAACTTCTGA